The following are encoded together in the Arcticibacterium luteifluviistationis genome:
- a CDS encoding ABC transporter permease, whose amino-acid sequence MRNILLIIQREYLTRVKKKSFILLTLLVPLLVFGMYAGIIYAALSGTDQKSIAVIDDSGFFVEKIENNKEYAFTYSSEDLETAKSSFVEEGTDALVYIPKDILEHPEGVKIYAENGISFELQSKIESSIEREIENIKLFEAGIARSVLRDAKINVGSETISIKEGEEKTSSSGGATAIGFISAFLIYMSIFIYGVQVMRGVMEEKTSRIVEVIISSVKPFQLMIGKIIGVALVGLTQFTLWIVLVLSLMTVAGKFMSSKMDNVSSVATSQMQSLPPEAREAVEQQMEGNAAASQVMPDVMNAINALPIATIIISFLFYFLGGYLLYSSLFGAVGSAVDGETDTQQFILPITLPIIAAFIMAQFVIKDPHGPLAFWGSMIPFTSPILMMVRIPFGVPIWEIVLSITLLIGGFIFTTWLASRIYRVGILMYGKKVSWKELSKWVFYKN is encoded by the coding sequence ATGAGGAATATTTTACTAATAATTCAAAGGGAATACTTAACGCGAGTTAAAAAGAAGAGTTTTATTTTATTGACGCTGCTGGTACCGCTTTTGGTTTTTGGCATGTATGCAGGGATAATTTATGCCGCTTTAAGTGGAACCGACCAGAAGAGCATTGCGGTGATAGATGATAGCGGTTTCTTTGTTGAGAAAATTGAAAATAACAAAGAATACGCTTTTACTTATAGCAGTGAAGATTTGGAAACAGCCAAATCGAGTTTTGTAGAAGAAGGAACAGATGCCTTGGTCTACATCCCTAAAGATATTTTAGAGCACCCAGAAGGTGTTAAAATATATGCAGAAAATGGAATTTCATTTGAACTACAGTCAAAAATTGAAAGTAGTATTGAAAGAGAAATAGAGAATATTAAGCTTTTTGAGGCTGGAATAGCGAGGTCGGTATTACGAGATGCTAAAATCAATGTAGGTTCAGAGACGATTAGTATTAAAGAAGGAGAGGAAAAGACAAGTAGTTCAGGTGGAGCTACTGCTATTGGATTTATTTCGGCTTTTCTTATTTACATGTCTATTTTTATTTACGGTGTGCAGGTTATGCGTGGGGTGATGGAAGAGAAAACTAGTAGAATAGTGGAGGTTATTATTTCTTCGGTGAAGCCCTTTCAGCTGATGATAGGTAAAATTATTGGTGTGGCCTTGGTAGGTTTAACGCAGTTTACGCTATGGATTGTTTTGGTATTAAGCTTAATGACCGTAGCAGGTAAATTTATGTCTTCTAAAATGGATAATGTTTCATCCGTGGCAACTTCTCAAATGCAAAGTTTGCCACCAGAGGCAAGAGAAGCAGTGGAGCAACAAATGGAAGGTAACGCGGCGGCCAGTCAAGTGATGCCTGATGTTATGAATGCCATAAATGCTTTGCCTATAGCTACTATAATTATTTCGTTCTTATTTTACTTTTTAGGAGGCTACCTTCTTTATAGTTCGCTTTTTGGTGCAGTAGGCTCCGCAGTAGATGGTGAAACAGACACCCAGCAATTTATTTTGCCCATTACGCTGCCCATTATTGCGGCATTTATTATGGCTCAGTTCGTAATAAAGGACCCACACGGGCCATTAGCTTTTTGGGGTTCTATGATACCGTTTACTTCACCTATTTTAATGATGGTACGTATTCCTTTCGGTGTGCCTATTTGGGAAATTGTGCTTTCTATTACTTTGTTAATCGGTGGGTTTATTTTTACCACCTGGTTGGCTTCTAGAATTTATAGAGTGGGTATTTTAATGTACGGGAAAAAAGTAAGCTGGAAAGAGCTTTCAAAATGGGTTTTCTATAAGAATTAG
- a CDS encoding ABC transporter ATP-binding protein translates to MSNILDIRHIVKNYANHLALDDVSISVPKGIIFGLLGPNGAGKTSLIRIINQITAPDSGEVLIDGELLSQKHIYDIGYLPEERGLYKKMKVGEHLLYLARLKGLSKAEAMEKLKEWFVKFDIKTWWDKPVEDLSKGMQQKIQFVATVLHKPKLLILDEPFSGFDPINANIIKDEILELRKQGSTIIFSTHRMESVEELCDNVALINNSRKILDGSKEALKEQFKTNTFEINYAGELVANDELFTIVSSEESRTGEKKGQIRLNEGVSTNVMISNLINQVELKGFNEKIPSMNDVFIAAVNGQKS, encoded by the coding sequence GTGAGTAATATTTTAGATATTCGGCATATAGTTAAAAATTATGCCAACCACCTAGCACTAGACGACGTTAGTATTTCCGTTCCTAAAGGAATCATTTTTGGACTTTTAGGTCCTAATGGTGCAGGAAAAACCTCTCTGATTAGAATTATTAATCAAATTACGGCTCCAGACTCTGGGGAAGTATTAATTGATGGCGAGTTATTATCACAGAAACATATTTATGACATTGGCTACCTGCCGGAGGAGCGTGGTTTATATAAGAAAATGAAGGTAGGTGAGCACCTTCTTTATTTGGCAAGACTAAAAGGGCTATCAAAAGCAGAAGCTATGGAAAAGCTGAAAGAGTGGTTTGTCAAGTTTGACATTAAAACATGGTGGGATAAACCTGTGGAGGATTTGTCAAAAGGTATGCAACAGAAAATTCAGTTTGTTGCTACTGTTTTGCACAAACCTAAATTGTTGATTCTAGATGAGCCTTTTAGTGGTTTTGACCCTATTAATGCCAATATTATTAAAGATGAGATTCTTGAATTGAGAAAACAGGGGAGTACCATAATTTTCTCAACACACCGTATGGAGTCAGTAGAAGAACTTTGTGATAATGTGGCTCTAATAAATAATTCAAGAAAGATTCTAGATGGCTCAAAAGAGGCTTTGAAAGAGCAGTTTAAGACCAATACTTTTGAGATAAATTACGCTGGAGAGCTAGTGGCAAATGACGAACTTTTTACTATTGTGAGTTCTGAGGAAAGTCGGACAGGAGAAAAAAAAGGTCAAATAAGGCTAAATGAGGGAGTGTCTACCAATGTCATGATTAGTAATCTTATTAATCAGGTAGAATTGAAGGGTTTTAATGAGAAGATACCTTCTATGAATGATGTTTTTATTGCAGCTGTAAACGGTCAAAAATCTTAA
- a CDS encoding LytR/AlgR family response regulator transcription factor, whose amino-acid sequence MTAEIRLIGKRHVKPSEIVLLKADANYTEVSMEDGEQIIISKTLKEMEKTFTQYSFFRTHKSYMVNLDHISSIQMNGATKTVRLKNNLNAEISRRRKDAFLLAVRSRA is encoded by the coding sequence ATGACAGCAGAAATAAGATTAATAGGCAAAAGGCATGTAAAACCAAGTGAAATAGTGCTATTAAAAGCAGATGCCAACTATACTGAGGTTTCAATGGAAGATGGAGAGCAAATTATAATTTCCAAAACTCTAAAGGAAATGGAGAAAACATTCACCCAATACTCTTTCTTTAGAACTCATAAATCCTATATGGTGAACTTAGACCACATTTCCAGTATTCAAATGAATGGTGCTACCAAAACGGTAAGATTAAAGAACAATTTGAACGCAGAAATAAGCAGAAGAAGAAAAGACGCTTTTTTACTTGCTGTACGCTCTCGAGCTTGA
- a CDS encoding citrate synthase has protein sequence MAETAKLILGDKEYEFPVYTGTEDESAIDISKLRGQSGYVTLDLGYKNTGATTSNITFLDGEKGILRYRGYSIEELADKADFLGVSYLLIYGELPNQTQYDKFVHEITHHTMVNEDMRKIFDGFPVNAHPMGVMSSLVSAMSGFYPESYGSNNDKDVDLHIIRLMAKLPTLATWCYKKSQGHPINYPKNKLDYCSNFLHMMFGLPVEDYEINPVVAKALNKLLILHADHEQNCSTSTVRLVGSSQANLYSSISAGISALWGPLHGGANQAVIEMLEAIKADGGGVQKYLDKAKDKEDPFRLMGFGHRVYKNFDPRARIIKKAADEVLEALGIDDPILDIARGLEEAALNDEYFIKRKLYPNVDFYSGIIYRALGIPVNMFTVMFAIGRLPGWIAQWKELREAGQPIGRPRQIYTGPKERPFVDIADR, from the coding sequence ATGGCCGAAACTGCTAAGCTAATTTTAGGAGACAAAGAGTACGAATTTCCTGTATATACGGGCACCGAAGATGAGAGTGCCATTGATATCTCAAAGTTGAGAGGGCAATCTGGTTATGTAACTTTAGATTTAGGTTACAAAAACACAGGTGCTACTACATCTAACATTACGTTTTTGGATGGAGAGAAAGGTATTTTAAGATACCGAGGATATTCTATCGAAGAATTAGCTGATAAGGCAGATTTCTTAGGCGTTTCTTACCTATTAATCTACGGAGAGCTTCCAAATCAAACTCAATACGACAAGTTTGTTCATGAAATCACGCATCATACAATGGTGAATGAAGACATGAGGAAAATTTTTGATGGCTTCCCGGTTAATGCACACCCAATGGGCGTAATGTCTTCATTGGTTAGTGCTATGAGTGGTTTCTATCCAGAATCTTACGGAAGTAACAACGATAAGGATGTTGACCTTCATATTATAAGACTAATGGCTAAGTTGCCTACTTTGGCTACTTGGTGTTACAAAAAGTCTCAGGGGCACCCAATTAACTACCCAAAAAACAAATTAGACTATTGTTCTAATTTCCTTCACATGATGTTCGGCTTACCAGTTGAAGATTATGAGATTAACCCAGTGGTAGCTAAGGCTCTTAATAAGTTATTGATTCTTCATGCTGACCACGAGCAAAACTGTTCTACCTCAACGGTAAGATTAGTAGGCTCTTCTCAAGCAAACTTATATTCTTCTATTTCTGCTGGTATATCTGCACTTTGGGGACCACTTCATGGTGGAGCTAATCAAGCGGTGATAGAAATGCTAGAAGCTATTAAAGCTGATGGTGGAGGTGTTCAAAAATATCTTGACAAAGCAAAAGATAAAGAAGACCCTTTCAGATTGATGGGTTTTGGTCACAGAGTTTACAAAAACTTTGATCCAAGAGCTAGAATCATCAAAAAAGCAGCTGACGAAGTGTTAGAAGCTTTAGGAATTGATGATCCAATTTTGGATATCGCTAGAGGTTTAGAAGAAGCAGCATTGAATGATGAGTATTTCATTAAAAGAAAGCTTTACCCTAATGTTGACTTTTACTCAGGTATCATTTACAGAGCATTGGGTATTCCAGTAAATATGTTCACTGTAATGTTTGCTATTGGCCGTCTACCAGGTTGGATTGCTCAGTGGAAAGAACTTCGTGAGGCTGGACAGCCAATTGGTCGTCCACGTCAAATATACACTGGACCTAAAGAAAGACCTTTTGTTGATATTGCAGATAGATAA
- a CDS encoding M28 family peptidase: MKKYSILFLSLLSFGVLKAQKFKKVPESKLQTSEVEKHIRFLAADELMGRETGHAGNNTAARYIAEEFRSYGLNDVNAGSFYQKVPFEFSYQPENASITAGDNVLKIGEDFLLMNGGGVHQKNVEKVHLPYGWVSEDGSYDDFEGIDVKGKVVVVSLGMPDSKGFREMLAVSKRKEEIAKEKGAVALIEIFSAPIPWGALVNNFGDGSISLKEEDATDFTRILVSSETAKKISKGLVDALDIEINALSKKSAMSQNVIGMVQGSDPVLSKGFVVLTAHFDHIGINEHAAEGEDYIFNGARDNAIGVAGLLSAAKSLAAKPAKRSILFIAYTGEEIGLRGSSYYAENPLIPLKQCVFNLNIDGAGYNDKTKVTGLGIARTGAEAEITKAVEAVGLSLIDDPTPELGLFDRSDNVRLAAKGIPAPSFSPGFTSFDDEIAKYYHKEADEAESLDFAYCTQFCKSYAYAARLIANKKDTPVWVSGDKYEAAAKELYKD, encoded by the coding sequence ATGAAAAAATACAGTATACTCTTTTTAAGCTTATTAAGCTTTGGCGTGCTAAAAGCACAGAAATTTAAGAAAGTGCCAGAATCAAAACTACAAACTAGCGAGGTAGAAAAGCACATACGTTTTTTGGCGGCTGATGAGTTAATGGGTAGAGAAACAGGACATGCAGGAAATAATACTGCCGCCAGATATATAGCGGAAGAGTTTAGAAGCTATGGCCTAAATGATGTCAATGCTGGTTCTTTTTACCAAAAAGTGCCTTTTGAGTTTTCTTATCAACCAGAAAATGCATCTATTACAGCAGGAGACAATGTATTAAAAATTGGTGAAGATTTCCTTTTGATGAATGGTGGAGGTGTGCACCAAAAGAATGTAGAAAAAGTGCATTTACCTTACGGATGGGTTTCTGAAGATGGCTCTTATGATGATTTTGAAGGAATTGATGTTAAAGGCAAAGTAGTGGTGGTAAGCCTAGGTATGCCAGACTCTAAAGGTTTTAGAGAGATGCTGGCGGTGTCAAAAAGAAAAGAAGAAATAGCGAAGGAGAAAGGAGCGGTAGCTTTGATTGAAATATTTAGTGCACCTATTCCTTGGGGAGCATTGGTTAATAACTTTGGCGATGGCAGTATTAGCCTTAAAGAAGAGGATGCTACCGACTTTACAAGGATTCTCGTTTCGTCAGAAACTGCAAAGAAGATTTCAAAAGGACTCGTGGATGCATTAGATATTGAAATAAATGCTTTGTCTAAAAAATCGGCTATGAGTCAGAATGTGATAGGCATGGTACAGGGTTCTGACCCTGTTTTGAGTAAGGGATTTGTGGTTTTGACTGCTCATTTTGACCATATAGGTATTAATGAACATGCGGCAGAAGGCGAAGATTATATTTTTAACGGAGCAAGAGATAATGCTATTGGTGTAGCTGGGCTTTTAAGTGCAGCAAAGAGTTTAGCTGCTAAGCCGGCTAAAAGGTCTATACTTTTTATAGCATACACTGGAGAGGAGATTGGTCTAAGAGGAAGTTCGTACTATGCAGAGAATCCTTTGATACCATTAAAGCAATGTGTTTTTAATCTAAATATTGACGGAGCTGGATATAATGATAAAACCAAAGTTACTGGTTTAGGGATAGCTAGAACCGGTGCTGAGGCAGAAATAACAAAAGCTGTGGAGGCTGTGGGACTATCTTTAATTGATGACCCTACGCCCGAGTTAGGTTTGTTTGACAGGTCTGATAATGTTCGTTTGGCTGCAAAGGGCATTCCTGCACCTTCGTTTTCACCTGGTTTTACCTCGTTTGATGATGAAATAGCAAAGTACTATCATAAAGAAGCTGATGAGGCGGAGAGTTTAGATTTTGCATACTGTACACAGTTTTGCAAGTCTTATGCTTATGCCGCTAGGCTGATTGCCAATAAAAAAGATACACCTGTATGGGTTTCTGGAGACAAGTATGAGGCTGCTGCCAAAGAGCTTTACAAAGACTAA
- a CDS encoding DUF3820 family protein, with product MEPYEEPPQFDKKLLMEIVKMKMPFGKYKGVLIADLPIFYLEWFLRKGGFPEGKLGMLMSTTYEIKNNGLQEIIVKLKMLANKDRRY from the coding sequence ATGGAACCTTACGAAGAGCCACCACAGTTTGATAAGAAACTATTAATGGAAATAGTTAAAATGAAAATGCCTTTTGGGAAATATAAAGGGGTTTTGATTGCGGACTTACCTATTTTCTATTTGGAGTGGTTTTTAAGGAAGGGTGGTTTTCCAGAAGGTAAATTAGGTATGCTTATGTCGACCACATATGAAATTAAGAATAACGGACTTCAAGAAATAATTGTGAAACTTAAAATGCTGGCAAACAAAGACCGCAGATACTAA
- the proB gene encoding glutamate 5-kinase — MTKPILVIKFGTSAISNKNGEPDENIIGQIAQEVSQLQKTHHIVLVSSGAVGAGKKFIYKYDGSLSKRKAAAAIGNPRLIIKYNEAFEKHGIQVAQSLCERRHFANRELFLELKETYQELWENDIIPIANENDVVSDRELKFSDNDELATLIAAGFGASHLMIATESGGLLDNNKEVVSHVAKIDESIMNLVDTSKSSLGTGGMSSKLTFAKLANKMGIKVTVFGIKEGQGGILKSFEEKEGTTFEPEPINLSARNKWLISGGLTTARLVLDQGAVKAIKKRKSLLAVGISSISGAFGKGEVVELTNEKEEVIAIARCREASVALKNRPQNLIVAHADDIVLV, encoded by the coding sequence ATGACAAAACCTATTCTTGTAATAAAATTTGGAACCTCGGCCATTAGTAATAAAAATGGTGAACCAGATGAGAATATTATAGGGCAAATAGCCCAAGAAGTAAGTCAACTTCAAAAGACCCATCATATAGTTTTAGTGTCTTCTGGTGCCGTAGGAGCAGGGAAGAAGTTTATTTATAAATATGATGGAAGCTTATCGAAAAGAAAAGCAGCAGCAGCTATCGGAAATCCAAGGCTAATTATAAAGTATAATGAAGCTTTTGAAAAGCACGGAATCCAAGTAGCCCAGAGTTTATGTGAACGCAGGCACTTTGCTAACCGAGAATTGTTCTTAGAGTTAAAAGAAACCTATCAAGAGCTGTGGGAGAATGATATCATTCCAATTGCAAACGAAAATGATGTGGTTTCGGACAGAGAACTCAAGTTTTCAGACAATGACGAATTAGCCACACTAATAGCAGCAGGCTTTGGAGCTTCGCATTTAATGATAGCTACAGAGTCTGGTGGATTGCTAGATAATAATAAGGAAGTGGTTAGTCATGTAGCCAAGATTGATGAAAGTATCATGAATCTGGTAGATACTAGTAAATCTTCTCTAGGTACTGGTGGCATGTCGTCCAAATTGACTTTTGCTAAATTGGCCAATAAAATGGGGATTAAGGTAACTGTTTTTGGGATAAAGGAGGGGCAAGGAGGTATTCTAAAATCTTTTGAAGAAAAAGAGGGAACTACTTTTGAGCCGGAGCCTATCAATCTTTCGGCTAGAAATAAGTGGCTGATTAGTGGAGGTCTTACCACAGCAAGACTTGTGTTAGACCAGGGTGCTGTGAAAGCTATTAAGAAAAGAAAAAGCCTTTTGGCCGTAGGTATAAGTAGTATTTCAGGTGCTTTTGGAAAGGGAGAGGTTGTAGAATTGACCAATGAAAAAGAGGAAGTGATAGCTATTGCTAGATGTAGGGAAGCTTCAGTAGCACTCAAGAATAGACCTCAAAATTTGATAGTAGCTCACGCCGACGACATTGTCTTGGTTTGA
- a CDS encoding complex I subunit 1/NuoH family protein, with product MFIPLLIFIALIGANVIISVYLERKVSAFIQDRLGPMEVGKWGLLQLFADLVKLLQKEDIIPAAADKRLFKLAPKLIFMAIFAGFAVLPVTSTLQGSAAQTGVFFILAIVSLDIVGILMAGWASNNKYSLLGAMRSVAQIVSYEVPLGLSVLCVVVVTQTLDLQEISFQQGLFSSESNYLFGIKKLGIDVSEVGGFLTWNIFRNPFLLIVYVIFFIATLAETNRAPFDLPEAESELIAGYHTEYSGFRFAAIFLAEYGIMLLVSILGAVLFLGSWNSALPNIGSLKLALWTTGEPGSIASYAWGAFWLFSKAYAAIFVMMWIRWTLPRLRIDQLMYLCWKVLTPFLLVLLLISTIWRVFMVY from the coding sequence ATGTTCATCCCTCTACTAATTTTCATAGCCTTAATAGGTGCCAACGTAATTATCAGTGTTTATTTGGAACGGAAAGTATCTGCTTTTATTCAAGATAGATTAGGTCCTATGGAGGTAGGAAAATGGGGGCTATTACAGCTATTTGCTGACTTGGTTAAGCTTCTTCAGAAGGAAGATATTATTCCTGCTGCGGCAGATAAACGTCTTTTTAAGCTAGCTCCTAAGCTGATTTTTATGGCAATTTTTGCAGGCTTTGCCGTGTTGCCTGTCACTTCTACTTTACAAGGTTCGGCCGCTCAAACGGGCGTTTTCTTCATTTTAGCTATTGTTAGTTTAGATATCGTAGGAATTTTGATGGCAGGTTGGGCTTCAAATAATAAGTACTCGCTTTTGGGAGCTATGCGTTCTGTAGCACAAATAGTTTCTTATGAAGTGCCATTGGGCTTAAGTGTGCTTTGTGTGGTAGTAGTTACACAAACACTTGACTTACAAGAAATCTCTTTTCAACAAGGCTTGTTCTCTTCCGAGTCAAATTATCTTTTTGGTATTAAGAAACTAGGAATTGATGTAAGTGAGGTAGGTGGTTTCTTAACATGGAACATTTTTAGAAATCCATTCTTGTTGATAGTTTATGTGATATTCTTCATTGCCACTTTGGCGGAGACTAATAGAGCACCCTTTGATTTGCCAGAGGCAGAATCTGAACTAATAGCAGGTTATCATACAGAATACAGTGGTTTTAGATTTGCCGCCATCTTTTTGGCAGAATACGGTATCATGTTACTTGTTTCTATTCTTGGAGCAGTCTTATTTTTAGGGAGTTGGAATTCGGCTTTACCAAATATTGGAAGTTTGAAACTTGCATTATGGACTACGGGTGAGCCTGGAAGTATTGCATCTTATGCGTGGGGAGCTTTTTGGTTATTTTCAAAAGCTTACGCAGCCATTTTTGTGATGATGTGGATTAGATGGACACTTCCACGCTTAAGAATAGACCAATTGATGTATCTCTGCTGGAAGGTGCTGACTCCTTTTTTATTGGTATTACTTCTTATTTCTACCATTTGGAGAGTGTTTATGGTGTATTGA
- a CDS encoding four helix bundle protein — MAQDIFEVSKSFPKEEKYSLTDQIRRSSRSVCANFAEAYRKRVYVAHFKSKLTDSDAENSETQVWLDFSLSCGYIQNDTYSTLYNRSIEVGKLLNHAMYNPGNYGVKVN, encoded by the coding sequence TTGGCACAGGATATCTTTGAAGTGTCTAAAAGTTTTCCAAAAGAGGAGAAGTATTCTCTAACTGACCAAATTAGGCGGAGTTCTAGGTCGGTTTGTGCTAATTTTGCTGAAGCTTATCGTAAACGCGTTTATGTTGCTCATTTTAAATCGAAGTTAACAGATTCTGATGCTGAAAATTCCGAAACCCAGGTTTGGTTAGATTTTTCATTAAGTTGCGGGTATATTCAAAATGACACTTACAGTACTTTATATAATAGGTCTATTGAGGTTGGTAAGTTGTTAAATCATGCGATGTACAATCCTGGAAATTATGGAGTAAAAGTGAACTAA
- the asnS gene encoding asparagine--tRNA ligase, with product MQIKEILALNPEEQQIEVKGWVRTKRGQSALSFVSINDGSTINNIQAVMDGEKIPEELMKKVSCGACVAVKGKLVASAGSGQNVEVLAEELIIYGEADESFPIQPKKHSLEFLREKAHLRFRTSTFSAVFRIRHALSYAVHQFYHERGFFNLHTPIITASDAEGAGEMFRVSTFEPNKAPLTEDGEVDFKEDFFARETSLTVSGQLEGELGAMALSKIYTFGPTFRAENSNTTRHLAEFWMIEPEVAFNDLKDNMNLAEEFIKYVINAAIKNCQEDLAFLDTRFQNENKTKPQLERSEHTLLEKLDFVIENDFARITYTEAIDILLASKPHKKKKFKFPVEWGIDLQSEHERYLVEKHFKKPVILTDYPKEIKAFYMKQNDDGKTVAAMDVLFPGIGEMIGGSQREESLTKLKTRMAEMEIDEENLWWYLDTRKFGTAPHSGFGLGFERLVQFVTGMGNIRDVIPFPRTPGNVEF from the coding sequence ATGCAAATCAAGGAAATACTAGCTCTTAACCCAGAAGAGCAGCAAATAGAAGTAAAAGGGTGGGTAAGAACAAAAAGAGGTCAGTCGGCTCTATCTTTTGTGAGTATTAATGATGGGTCCACCATTAATAATATTCAAGCGGTTATGGACGGAGAAAAAATTCCGGAAGAACTGATGAAGAAAGTGAGTTGTGGGGCTTGTGTAGCTGTCAAAGGGAAGTTAGTAGCTTCGGCAGGTTCTGGTCAAAATGTAGAAGTTTTAGCAGAAGAGCTTATTATTTATGGAGAGGCAGATGAATCATTTCCGATTCAACCTAAAAAGCATAGTTTAGAGTTTTTGAGAGAGAAAGCCCACTTAAGGTTTAGAACAAGTACATTTTCTGCTGTGTTTAGAATAAGACATGCTCTTTCTTATGCTGTGCATCAATTTTATCATGAAAGAGGATTTTTTAATCTTCACACGCCTATTATAACTGCATCGGATGCCGAGGGGGCAGGAGAGATGTTTAGGGTTTCTACTTTTGAGCCCAATAAAGCTCCGCTAACAGAAGATGGAGAGGTAGACTTTAAGGAAGATTTCTTTGCAAGAGAAACCTCACTGACTGTTTCTGGACAGCTGGAAGGTGAGTTAGGGGCTATGGCATTGTCGAAAATCTACACCTTTGGGCCAACTTTTAGAGCAGAGAATTCAAATACTACAAGGCACCTTGCTGAGTTTTGGATGATTGAGCCTGAAGTGGCTTTTAATGATTTAAAAGACAATATGAACTTGGCGGAAGAATTTATCAAGTATGTGATAAACGCAGCTATTAAAAATTGTCAAGAAGATTTAGCCTTTTTAGATACTCGTTTTCAGAATGAAAATAAAACGAAACCACAGCTAGAAAGAAGCGAACATACGCTTTTAGAGAAATTGGATTTTGTGATTGAAAATGATTTCGCGAGAATTACCTATACCGAAGCCATTGATATTCTATTGGCTTCAAAACCTCATAAGAAAAAGAAGTTTAAGTTTCCTGTAGAGTGGGGGATTGATTTACAATCTGAGCATGAGCGATATTTGGTTGAGAAGCATTTCAAAAAGCCAGTTATTCTTACTGACTATCCAAAGGAGATCAAAGCGTTTTATATGAAACAAAACGATGATGGTAAAACGGTAGCTGCCATGGATGTGCTTTTCCCTGGAATAGGGGAGATGATAGGTGGTTCTCAAAGAGAAGAAAGCCTAACAAAACTTAAGACAAGAATGGCTGAAATGGAGATAGACGAAGAAAATTTATGGTGGTATCTTGATACTCGGAAGTTTGGAACGGCACCACATTCTGGTTTTGGCTTAGGTTTTGAAAGACTTGTTCAGTTTGTGACAGGAATGGGAAATATTAGAGATGTTATTCCTTTTCCAAGAACGCCTGGTAATGTTGAGTTTTAA
- a CDS encoding glycerophosphodiester phosphodiesterase family protein has product MKKWLLASCLLLLGTFTIMAQQYNFDIQGHRGARGLVPENTIPAFYRAIDEGVHTLELDVVISKDKKVVVSHDNYFNPAITTDPNGQPISEKTKGNLYELTYKEIKLYDVGLRGHPDYPEQEKMAIYKPLLKDVIKAAEKYAKKKGVPPLNYNIELKSVVEDYRIAQPEAPEFSDLVYDVIFKQLNAERVTIQSFDFNILKYWYSRINAGEYDNVALSALIEPYNDNDIDLNLNLLGFKPTIWSPYFHHINKSKVKKLHQMGIKVIPWTVNELKDMISVKEMGCDGLITDYPNRAKSL; this is encoded by the coding sequence ATGAAAAAATGGCTATTAGCCTCTTGCTTATTACTACTAGGTACTTTCACTATTATGGCACAGCAATACAATTTTGATATTCAAGGACATAGAGGTGCCAGAGGATTGGTTCCAGAAAACACAATTCCGGCATTTTATAGGGCAATTGACGAAGGAGTTCACACTTTAGAATTAGATGTAGTCATATCAAAAGACAAAAAAGTGGTAGTCTCCCATGACAATTACTTTAATCCCGCTATCACAACCGATCCTAATGGACAACCCATCTCCGAGAAAACCAAAGGCAACCTATATGAATTGACCTACAAAGAAATAAAGCTTTATGACGTTGGGCTCAGAGGGCATCCTGATTATCCAGAACAGGAAAAAATGGCCATTTACAAACCCCTTCTTAAAGATGTCATAAAAGCTGCTGAGAAGTACGCCAAGAAAAAGGGCGTACCACCTTTAAATTATAACATTGAACTGAAAAGTGTAGTAGAAGATTATAGAATAGCTCAGCCAGAAGCTCCAGAATTCTCGGACTTGGTTTATGATGTAATTTTCAAACAATTAAATGCTGAAAGAGTCACCATTCAAAGCTTCGATTTTAACATTTTGAAGTATTGGTATTCAAGAATAAATGCAGGTGAATATGATAATGTAGCACTCTCTGCCCTGATTGAACCCTATAACGACAACGACATAGACCTTAATTTAAATCTGCTGGGATTTAAACCAACTATATGGAGTCCATACTTTCACCACATAAATAAATCTAAGGTCAAAAAACTCCATCAAATGGGCATTAAGGTTATCCCATGGACTGTAAATGAGCTTAAAGACATGATCTCCGTAAAAGAAATGGGCTGCGATGGCCTTATTACAGATTATCCAAACAGAGCAAAAAGTTTGTAA